The following coding sequences lie in one Cronobacter universalis NCTC 9529 genomic window:
- the nirB gene encoding nitrite reductase large subunit NirB, producing MAQRLVIIGNGMAAVRLVEQLLARAPERFAITLIGDEPQPAYNRILLSPVLGGEMSAAQTQLHDASWYSRYGVTLLTGERALAVDLTARTVTTAARTLPWDELVFATGSTPFIPPIEGSDLPHVRAFRTLADVGALLAASGPAVVLGGGLLGVEAAAALARQGAAVTLVHRHPWLMEQQLDAQAGEWLAESLRARRIRVVTGSGIMRITPDNVTLACGETVAARRVVIATGVRPAITLAQSAGLACRRGIVVDDALRASHPAVSAIGECCEIDAQTWGLVAPCLQQADALAARLCGETTRFCYEEKGTRLKVTGIAVFSAGVVTPGPQAQTLISLDPLARHYRRLIIERGRLTGVLLYGDTDSAGALMNHFGQPLRASAGLLFDETDETQPAAAGYDTMTKQTLVVVGHGMVGHHFLEQCVSAGLHERFHIIVFGEERHAAYDRVHLSEYFAGRSAQSLSMVQGDFFTQTGIELRTGCQIVALDRARQIVRDAQGHETHFDQLVLATGSWPFVPPVPGRDLPGCFVYRTLDDLDAIRERAQHATRGVVVGGGLLGLEAANALKQLGLKTHVVEFAPGLMAVQLDAPGAAMLREKIEALDVSVHTSKSTTAIVEENGGLTMQFADGDSLHTDLIVFSAGIRPQDSLATSAGLMTGERGGIVIDDQCRTSDAHIFAIGECALWENKIFGLVAPGYQMARVVAATLAGETAAFRGADMSTKLKLLGVEVASFGDAHGRTPGSQSYQWTHGPKRIYKKIVVSADGKTLLGGVLVGDSSEYATLLQMMLNGMALPAEPETLILPASSGAPAKGLGVAALPESAQICSCHNVSKADICAAVSGGAGDMGAVKSCTKAATGCGGCSALVKQVMEYQLEQQGVTVKKDICEHFAYSRQEIYHLVRVNHIRTFDQLISRYGQGHGCEICKPLVGSVLASCWNEYLLKPAHLPLQDTNDRYFANIQKDGTYSIVPRMAAGEVTPDGLIAIGQIAKRYQLYSKITGGQRIDLFGARLEQLPAIWAELVAAGFETGHAYGKSLRTVKSCVGSTWCRYGVQDSTGLAVDLENRYKGLRAPHKIKMAVSGCTRECAEAQGKDVGVIATDKGWNLYVCGNGGMKPRHADLFASDLDRETLLRTIDRFLMFYIRTADRLQRTSTWMDNLEGGIEYLREVILEDSLGIGEELEREMAQVVESYQCEWQTTLASPDRLALFRSYVNSDKPDEAVQRRELRGQPQPVEVVQPVTPRAPERPWQPVCEVNDIPPQAGIGARLGEMQIALFRFGDRVYALDNLEPGSDANVLSRGLVGDVGGEPVVISPLYKQRIRLRDGRLAEGLAEAVRAWPVKVEGGKVWVAGQALLLQAQAS from the coding sequence ATGGCGCAACGACTGGTGATTATCGGCAACGGCATGGCGGCGGTGCGTCTGGTGGAGCAACTGCTGGCGCGCGCGCCGGAGCGCTTCGCCATCACGCTTATCGGCGATGAACCGCAGCCCGCCTATAACCGCATCCTGCTCTCGCCGGTGCTGGGGGGCGAAATGTCCGCCGCGCAGACGCAGCTTCACGACGCGTCATGGTATTCACGTTACGGTGTCACGTTGCTGACCGGCGAGCGGGCGCTGGCGGTGGATCTGACCGCGCGCACCGTGACCACCGCCGCGCGCACGCTGCCCTGGGATGAGCTGGTGTTCGCCACCGGCTCGACGCCGTTTATCCCGCCGATTGAAGGCAGCGACCTGCCGCATGTGCGCGCCTTTCGCACGCTGGCGGATGTCGGGGCGCTTCTCGCGGCTTCCGGCCCCGCCGTGGTGCTGGGCGGCGGCCTGCTCGGCGTGGAAGCCGCCGCGGCGCTCGCCCGTCAGGGCGCGGCGGTGACGCTGGTGCATCGTCACCCGTGGCTGATGGAGCAGCAGCTGGATGCGCAGGCGGGCGAGTGGCTCGCCGAAAGCCTGCGCGCGCGCCGCATCCGCGTGGTGACCGGCAGCGGCATCATGCGCATCACGCCAGATAACGTCACGCTCGCCTGCGGCGAAACCGTCGCGGCGCGGCGGGTGGTGATCGCCACCGGCGTGCGTCCGGCCATTACGCTGGCGCAGTCCGCCGGGCTCGCTTGCCGGCGCGGCATTGTCGTTGATGACGCGCTTCGCGCCTCGCACCCGGCGGTGAGCGCCATCGGCGAGTGCTGCGAAATCGACGCGCAGACCTGGGGGCTGGTGGCGCCCTGTCTGCAACAGGCGGACGCGCTGGCGGCGAGGCTCTGCGGCGAGACGACGCGTTTTTGTTACGAGGAGAAGGGCACACGCCTCAAGGTCACCGGTATCGCCGTCTTCAGCGCGGGCGTGGTGACGCCCGGCCCGCAGGCGCAGACGCTGATAAGCCTCGACCCACTAGCCCGCCACTACCGCCGCCTGATTATCGAGCGCGGCAGGCTCACCGGCGTGCTGCTGTATGGCGATACCGACAGCGCCGGCGCGCTGATGAATCACTTCGGGCAGCCGCTGCGCGCCAGCGCCGGGCTGCTGTTTGATGAAACCGATGAAACGCAGCCCGCGGCTGCAGGATATGACACGATGACAAAACAAACTCTGGTGGTCGTGGGCCACGGCATGGTAGGGCACCATTTTCTGGAGCAGTGCGTCAGCGCCGGGCTGCATGAGCGCTTTCATATCATCGTCTTTGGCGAAGAGCGCCACGCGGCCTACGATCGCGTGCATCTCTCGGAGTATTTCGCCGGGCGCAGCGCGCAGTCGCTCTCGATGGTGCAGGGCGATTTTTTCACGCAGACGGGCATTGAACTGCGCACCGGCTGTCAGATTGTGGCGCTGGATCGCGCGCGGCAGATCGTGCGCGACGCGCAGGGCCATGAAACGCATTTCGACCAGCTGGTGCTCGCCACCGGCTCCTGGCCGTTCGTGCCGCCGGTGCCGGGGCGCGACCTGCCGGGCTGTTTCGTCTACCGCACGCTTGACGATCTCGACGCCATCCGCGAACGCGCGCAGCACGCCACGCGCGGCGTGGTGGTGGGCGGCGGCCTGCTGGGGCTTGAGGCGGCGAACGCGCTTAAACAACTGGGGCTGAAAACGCATGTCGTGGAGTTTGCGCCGGGGCTGATGGCGGTGCAGCTTGATGCGCCAGGCGCTGCGATGCTGCGCGAGAAAATCGAGGCGCTGGACGTCAGCGTGCATACCAGTAAATCCACCACCGCGATTGTCGAAGAAAATGGCGGTCTGACCATGCAGTTCGCCGATGGCGACAGCCTGCATACCGATCTGATTGTCTTTTCGGCGGGCATTCGCCCGCAGGACAGTCTTGCGACGTCGGCGGGGCTCATGACTGGCGAGCGCGGCGGCATCGTCATTGACGACCAGTGCCGCACCAGCGACGCGCATATTTTCGCCATCGGCGAATGCGCGCTGTGGGAGAACAAAATTTTCGGGCTGGTGGCGCCGGGCTATCAGATGGCGCGGGTCGTCGCGGCGACGCTTGCGGGCGAGACGGCGGCATTCCGCGGCGCGGACATGAGCACCAAACTGAAGCTGCTTGGCGTCGAGGTCGCGTCGTTTGGCGACGCGCACGGGCGCACGCCGGGCAGTCAGAGCTATCAGTGGACCCACGGACCGAAGCGGATCTACAAGAAAATCGTCGTCTCGGCGGACGGCAAAACGCTGCTCGGCGGCGTGCTGGTGGGCGACAGCAGCGAATACGCCACGCTGCTACAGATGATGCTCAACGGCATGGCGCTTCCCGCCGAGCCGGAGACGCTGATCCTGCCCGCCAGCAGCGGCGCGCCCGCGAAAGGGCTCGGCGTGGCGGCGCTGCCGGAAAGCGCGCAGATCTGTTCGTGCCACAACGTCAGCAAGGCGGATATCTGCGCGGCGGTGTCGGGGGGCGCAGGCGATATGGGCGCGGTGAAAAGCTGCACCAAAGCGGCGACCGGCTGCGGCGGCTGTAGCGCGCTGGTCAAACAGGTGATGGAATATCAGCTCGAACAGCAGGGCGTGACGGTCAAAAAAGATATCTGCGAGCACTTTGCGTATTCGCGCCAGGAGATTTACCACCTGGTGCGCGTCAACCATATCCGCACGTTTGACCAGCTCATCAGCCGCTACGGCCAGGGCCACGGCTGCGAAATCTGCAAGCCGCTGGTGGGCTCGGTGCTGGCGTCGTGCTGGAACGAATATCTGCTGAAACCGGCGCATCTGCCGCTCCAGGACACCAACGATCGCTACTTCGCCAATATCCAGAAAGACGGCACCTACTCGATCGTCCCGCGGATGGCGGCGGGCGAAGTGACGCCGGACGGGCTTATCGCCATCGGGCAAATAGCCAAACGCTATCAGCTCTACAGCAAAATCACCGGCGGCCAGCGCATCGATCTCTTCGGCGCGCGGCTTGAACAACTGCCTGCAATCTGGGCCGAGCTGGTGGCGGCGGGCTTTGAAACCGGCCACGCCTACGGGAAATCGCTGCGTACCGTGAAATCGTGCGTCGGCTCCACCTGGTGCCGCTACGGCGTGCAGGATTCAACGGGGCTCGCGGTGGATCTTGAGAACCGCTACAAGGGGCTGCGCGCGCCGCACAAAATTAAAATGGCGGTCTCCGGTTGCACCCGCGAATGCGCCGAGGCGCAGGGCAAGGATGTGGGCGTTATCGCCACTGACAAAGGCTGGAATCTCTACGTCTGCGGCAACGGCGGCATGAAGCCGCGCCACGCGGATCTCTTCGCAAGCGATCTCGACCGGGAGACGCTGCTGCGCACCATCGACCGCTTTCTGATGTTTTACATCCGCACCGCCGACCGCCTGCAACGCACCAGCACCTGGATGGATAACCTGGAGGGCGGCATTGAGTATCTGCGCGAGGTCATTCTTGAGGATTCGCTCGGAATCGGCGAGGAGCTGGAGCGCGAAATGGCGCAGGTGGTCGAAAGCTACCAGTGCGAATGGCAGACCACGCTGGCGAGCCCCGACCGGCTGGCGCTGTTCCGCTCCTATGTCAACAGCGATAAACCGGATGAAGCCGTGCAGCGCCGCGAGCTGAGGGGCCAGCCGCAGCCGGTGGAGGTCGTGCAGCCGGTGACGCCGCGCGCGCCGGAGCGCCCGTGGCAGCCCGTGTGCGAGGTCAATGATATTCCGCCGCAGGCGGGCATCGGCGCGCGGCTTGGCGAGATGCAGATTGCGCTGTTCCGCTTCGGCGATCGCGTTTACGCGCTCGACAATCTGGAGCCGGGCAGCGACGCCAACGTGCTGTCGCGCGGGCTGGTGGGAGATGTCGGCGGCGAACCGGTGGTGATTTCACCGCTCTACAAACAGCGCATCCGGCTGCGCGACGGGCGGCTCGCGGAAGGGCTCGCCGAGGCGGTGCGCGCCTGGCCGGTGAAAGTGGAGGGCGGGAAGGTGTGGGTGGCCGGTCAGGCGCTGCTGTTACAGGCGCAGGCGTCATGA
- a CDS encoding ABC transporter ATP-binding protein — protein sequence MKPIIQVQNVSQRFNTASGEFLALQNVSFDINAGETVSLIGHSGCGKSTLLNLIAGITLPSEGGLLCDNREIAGPGPERAVVFQNHSLLPWLTCFDNVALAVDQVFRKTMDKAQRREWIIHNLERVQMGHALNKRPGEISGGMKQRVGIARALAMKPKVLLMDEPFGALDALTRAHLQDAVMHIQQELNTTIVLITHDVDEAVLLSDRVLMMTNGPAATVGETLEVNLPRPRNRVQLADDSRYHQMRQQILHFLYEKQPKAA from the coding sequence ATGAAACCGATCATTCAGGTACAGAACGTCAGTCAGCGCTTCAACACCGCCAGCGGCGAGTTCCTGGCGCTGCAGAACGTCAGTTTCGACATCAACGCGGGCGAAACCGTGAGTCTTATCGGCCACTCCGGCTGCGGCAAATCGACGCTGCTCAATCTCATCGCGGGCATCACGCTGCCGAGCGAGGGCGGGCTGCTGTGCGATAACCGCGAAATCGCCGGGCCGGGCCCGGAGCGCGCCGTGGTGTTTCAGAACCACTCGCTGCTGCCCTGGCTCACCTGCTTTGACAATGTGGCGCTGGCGGTGGATCAGGTGTTTCGCAAAACCATGGATAAAGCGCAGCGACGGGAGTGGATTATTCACAACCTGGAGCGGGTGCAGATGGGACACGCGCTCAACAAACGCCCCGGCGAGATCTCCGGCGGCATGAAGCAGCGCGTCGGCATTGCCCGCGCGCTGGCGATGAAACCGAAAGTGCTGCTGATGGACGAACCGTTCGGCGCGCTCGATGCGCTGACCCGCGCGCATTTACAGGATGCCGTGATGCACATCCAGCAGGAGCTCAACACCACCATTGTGCTGATTACGCATGACGTGGACGAGGCGGTGCTGCTCTCCGACCGCGTGCTGATGATGACCAACGGCCCGGCGGCGACGGTGGGCGAGACGCTGGAGGTGAATCTGCCGCGCCCGCGCAACCGGGTGCAGCTCGCCGACGACAGCCGCTATCACCAGATGCGTCAGCAGATCCTGCATTTCCTCTACGAAAAGCAGCCGAAAGCGGCGTAA